Sequence from the Gloeocapsopsis dulcis genome:
CTGAAGTTGCTCACTTCCGTAATAGCGCTTCTTCTTTACTTATACCTTGACAATACTCAAGCAGCTAGTTGGGAATTAGTCAACCGCATTTGATCTTATTAAGTATATTTATCTATCTCGTTTCTGAGAGCTTTCAAACATTTATCTTTGGCGATCGAGAAAGGTTTCTTAGTTGTTTACAGCTAGCATTAATTATAATTCTAATTCATAGAGTTTTTATATCTATTCCTCAAAGCTCACCTACCAGAGTTCTTGAATTCATTAGATTTCTTTTATCAAAGGATATGGGATTTTCTTTTTTCTATAGCTTGTATTTAATCCAGGATTTACGCAAAATTATGAAAAAACGAACCACATTGGCGTAGCCTTCCCGCAGGGTAGACACAAAGGACAAAAAGGAATAAGAGTTTCAGAGAATTCTTGCGTAAGTTCTATAATAGATAAATAAATTGCAACATTTAAACAAATTAAAAATAATTAAAATTGTTGCAACATCTATCTATTTCGATTCAGTAAATCAATATGCACAATATGCAAAAAGTAAGTTTTCTCAAGCGATCGCATCGCCTTGATTTAGCACCTTTACTTATAACAATAACCAAATTGGTTGCAGAGCGGGCAAGTCGGGCTAAGGTTTGTGGACATTTGGGGAAGATTTAAGTTAAAGTTGTAATGAGTTTGTTTACTAAGTAACATCTTAAGCTGCTAACTAGGTCGATAGCAGATGGTAAGTTATTACCAAGGATTCTAGGTAACAACTCGCAGGTAAATAGCAATTTATGGGGAACTCGATTAGTTTCAATGCAATTACCTGTTCGGTAAAATAATAAATCAAGAGGTAGATTCACTACCTAATCACAAAAGAAGTTTCAGCCATGCAAAAAGAAGCGGCAGCTATAAAACCAATTCGCTCACTTGAAGATGCTGTTGCTCAGTGCCAAGCACTGGGTATGCGATTGAGTCGCCAGCGTCGCTTCATCTTAGAGCTACTTTGGCAAGCTCAAGAACACTTGTCAGCAAGAGAAATTTACGATCGCCTTAATCAGCAAGGAAAAGAGATCGGACACACATCAGTGTATCAAAACTTAGAAGCACTTTCCAGTCAAGGTATCATTGAGTGCGTTGAACGCTCGGATGGACGCCTCTACGGAAATATCAGTGATTCCCATAGTCATGTGAACTGCCTAGATACGAATCAAATTTTGGATGTAGAGGTAGAACTCCCCAAAGATTTGTTAGAGGAAGTTGAAAGAAGAACTGGAGTCAAAATTACTGACTATAGTATTAACTTTTACGGATATCGGCGGGCAGAAGTGTAAGATGTGCGCGTACGCTGAATGTGAAGGCATGATCAAGCATAATGAGCGATCGCACAATCAAGCTACTGTTAGTTGAGCCTGATCCAATTTTTCGGATAGGTTTTGCACGGCTCATAAATGAGTCGCATCCTGACATCCAAATCGTTGCCGAAGCTGAAACTGGTGCATCTGCAAGAAAGATCTTGGCGGACTTGGCTAGAGAAAATGCGACAGCGTTTTCAAGTGGTTTACCATCAGATACAGCAGTCAATTTAATTGTTTTAGAGCTACAGCTAGGGCTAGAGCTTTGCCAGCAGCTTAAATCCCATTATCCTGACTTACCGATACTCATTCTCAGTTCCTTACAGGAACCAGCCTTGTTAGCTTCAGCAAAGGCGGTAGGAATTGAAGGCTACTGTCCCAAAGGAACTTCTATTGCGGAGGTAGTAGTAGCAATCCGCCAAGTAGCCTCAAGGAGAAATTACTGGATTGAAGCAGAATTCCTCCAAAATCCGCTAGCGGCACCTAGTATTCTTGCCTTGATCCGAAATCACCTGCGATGGACAGGATTACAGCAGATTGATACAACTTTAGCCGCAGTTAATGCTCGATTACAAATTCCTGACTTGTCATTACTAGATCGAGCATTTTTAGCCGGACAGCGCAGAGAACTTCTCGCATCGCGTTGGCTAGTGACTCACTTATTACCTCTACCAGCAGGAAAGAGCCAGAGTACAGGTGCACAAGAGCCATCAAGGCTCAGAAATGGTATTGAGGATGTCACTCAATTATCCCAAACGCAAACTAGAGAAGAGGCTGAGTTGTCATCTCAGACCAATGTCCCTTCTGGATCGCTTGTGCGATTAGAAAGCGCTAGTTTGAGTCATCAAGTAGGAGTAAACGAGATTCTAGAGATCACTGCGGCAAAACTTGAGTCGAGCTTGCAAAACCTAACAACTTCAACTTTAGAAACTGATATTTTACGAGAAGGGAAAAAACGAGAGCTATTTAATATTATTTTACGAAAAGTTGTAGAAGTTTTAGAAGATTTGCGTTTTGCCCAAGTACAACCGCATCAATTAGGAGAAATGCAATATTTAATTCTCCGAGACTTGTGGCAAGGAGCAACTGTAGATTTTTTTGGCAGATATGCTGTATTACAGGTAGGAGATCGGAGCTTAGAAATTGTTAATCTTCTGCTACAAGATGTAGAAACTGTTCAAGCCGAAATCTTGAATAAAATTCCTCTAGTTAGCGAGTTATTGTCTTATTTATTATTTCAAACGCCTTTAGTAATTGATAATTTTCCCTATAAAGCTGATACACCAGAAGCTAAAGCAAGAGCAGAAATTATCTTGCACAATCTTTTAATTCATATCGCAAATGCTGTAACTCAACCACTATTAAATAGACTTGCTGATGTAGAAATTATTAAGCAAAACTTTTATGATAGTCGATTAATTTCCACACGAGAAATCGAGCGTTTTAGAAATAATCTTTCATGGAAGTATCGCTGGCAAAAGTATTACGTGGAACCTAAAGCAGTCTTTGAAAGTCGTTATGAATTATTTCTTTTCATTAGTAGAGGTATTGTTAAAACTTCAGTTTATGCACCACGCGGTCAAGAATTGCAGCAACTTTCTGGCATCCCCCAATTAGTCACATTAGCCTTAGAAATACGCGATGCGATCGCCCCACGGTTCCGCGCAGTCATTGCGTTTTTAGGAAGTGGTGTTGTCTATGTACTCACACAAGTTATTGGTCGTGCGATTGGTTTAGTTGGTCGTGGTATTCTTCAAGGAATTGGTAGTTCAGCATCAGCAAGCAGAAAAAAGAAGTTTTGAGCTAGCGACTTAGCGATCAACTGACTCAACCTGTTGAATAGCAGTACGAGCTTTCTCTAAAGTGACCTCACTTGTATCGGTTGCTTGAATAAAAGCAACACCTGGTCTTTTAGCTAACTCCTCCATAAGTTCCCTTGGAGGTCTACCTTTAAACGTTGCTTCCTTAAAACGTTCTACTAATTCATTGGTACTAAGATTACTTAGATAACTACTGGAATCCATTAAACAAACTCTCCTTCTGGATTAATAATGAAAAGCATAGTTCTTGTCCCTAGCTCACCGCTTTTAGCTCGCATAAATAGATAATCTCCACTCATTTCGATCTGATAAATATACCAGTCAATTTGTGGTAGCCCATTAATTAGATCGGATAATCTATACCATTGTAATTCCGTTGGCACAGTCGTCTCTGTTGTTCATTCCATCTATTGTAGTTTTGATTGTAGTAATAACTCGCGATCGCCTAAATTATATTTAGAGGTGGCAACATTACATCGGCATGAGTCTTTGCTGATTCTTGTGCATTGTGTATCTAAAATTTAGCAATATCAACGACACCACAAAGCTAAAAACTGATCCAAAATTGAAGGGCGAATCAGCTGTGTTTGGTACGCCGAAATAGCTATTTGAGCAAAAATTTCCGAAAAACTCGGATAAACTGGAGCAAGCTGAGCAATTTTATCAATTTTCATGCGCTGTGCGATCGCCAAGCTAAAAACATGAATTAATTCTGCAGCGTAGGAACCTACGATAGTAGCACCTAAAATTTCTCCATTGGGTAACACTACGACTTGACACACTCCAGTTGTTGCCATCTCCATCTGAGCAGCTGCTACGCTTTTGAAATACTGTCGCAACACTACCACATCACCATAACTGCGTCGGGCTTGCGTTTCTGTAAGTCCTACTCGTGCTAACTGAGGCTCGGAAAAAACAGCCCAAGGTATGCTACTGTAATCTACGCGATTTCGCGGGAAATACAACGCATTTTTTAAGGCGATCGCCGCTTCATAATTAGCAATGTTAGTTAAAGGATAGCCACCAATTGCTTCCCCACAAGCATAGATGCGAGGATGTGTCGTTTGCAGTTTCGCGTTTAACACCAAACGATTACGGTGCGATCGCCTTTGGCGCTGGGCTTCGCCCAATCGCACGCCCACTGTTTCCAAGTTAAGATGTGCTAGATCTGGCTGTTGTCCAGCACATAACAAAACTTCGTCGGTTTCAATCGCCTGATTTCCGGCTTGCACCCATTTTTTACCTTGAATCTGCTTGATTTGACTCACAGGTGTTGCTGTCAGGATGCGGACACCTTCTGCTTCCAACGCAGCTTGAATCAATTGCGTAATTTCTGGATCTTCTTGAGGAAGAATGCGCGAATGCCTAACGATCAAAGTCACATCTAAACCAAAGCGCGTAAAGATTTGCGCCATTTGAATTCCAGATGGATCGCCACCCACAATAACCCATCGAGTTGGTGGATTGGGGGAAGTTAGGACAGATAGAACTTCTGGGAGTGTATAGTAACCCGTTGCTTGTAATCCTTCAATATTTGGGATAACCGGACGAGAACCTGTAGCAAGTAGATAACTTCGCGATCGCAATTGCCGCCGATTTACACTAAAAGTAAGGGAAGGAGTGCGCTCAAACTGTCCATTACCAGAAACAACATCAACTCCCAACGCAGCTAAAACGACGGGGGAATATAATTCTTCTATATTAGTGACGACCCCCTTAGCTTCTTGCATCACTTCTGCCCACGGTACGCTACTTCTGTTAACTGCAACCGTTGCTATATCACTACACTGCTGCCGCAATTTCCCTAAATAGGTTAAAGCATATGGTGTCAAAAGATGAGGAAAAATCTTTTGCTGTGGAGGTTCTACCAGCGCCACTTTAGCTTTAAATTGATGAGTTGCGAGAATCGCTGCATAGCGTCCCGTCAGGCTTCCACCAAGAATTACGACATCGTAGTCAATCATAATATTTAGCGATTAGCAATGCCTGCAATAAACGTTTGTTTTCTGCATTTGAGCGTACCGCCACGCGGAAAAAGCGATCGCCTAGAACGGGAAAGCTCAAACAATCGCGAACTAAAATTCGGTGGTGCTGTAGTAAGTGTTTTTGCAGGGCAGAACTTGAGTGTTCAGTTTGCACGAGTAAGAAATTAGCACTACTTCTATAAGGTTGCAATCCTGATATTTGAGATAAACCCTCAAACAGTTCTATTCTTGCAGATGGAAGCCATTTCCAGGTCTGCTGTTGAAATTCGCGGTCTTGAATTACCGCAACAGCCGCTGCCGCAGCAAGTGTGTTAATCGACCACGGATCGCGCCGTTGTTGCCAGCTTTGTAAACGATCTGGGTGGGCGATCGCATATCCCAGACGCAGCCCAGGTAAACTATAAAATTTAGTCAGCGATCGCAAAATCACTAAATTCGGATATTCCTGTACAACTGGAATTAAACTTTGTGCTTCATCTGGTGGCAGAAAATCCATAAACGCTTCATCCACCACAACTAAAGCAAATTGCTCAAGATAAGGCAGAATTGTTTCCCGTGAAAACATCTGCCCTGTAGGATTGTGAGGATTATTCAAGAGTAAACCGCACTCTGATGTTGGCAAGAGGCTTGATTCAGTTGAAACGTTCAAACCTGCAAACGTCACATCACCCCTGACCTCTAGTTCCAGCGGACATTGCTGTACTTTTGCACCAAAAGCCTTTAAAGCGCGGTAGTAATCGGCAAAGGCTGGGGTAAATAAGAAAGTTTTAGCAAATTGTGCTAAATCCCAGCCTGCCCAAGTAAGTAATTCTGCCGAGCCATTCCCCGGCAGAATCCATTCGGGAGGTAATTGATGCGATTGACCTAACGCGGTACGCAGTTCCCCATAATTGGGGTCTGGATAAGCGCTCAGCTCACCTAAATGCGCTTGAATAGCAGCGATCGCACTCTTGGGTGGTCCCAAGGGGTTGATACTCGCAGAAAAATCCAGAATCTCGCTAGGGGAACAGCCAGCAACTGCTGCTGCCCAGGCTAAATTTCCCCCATGAATAGGTCGCATCAAATATGTGAGCAGTTTTACTAGTCTTTGTCCGGCGAAACTTTCTCTCTGAAAAGCTTCCCAGCCGAAAATGCAGGCACTTTTGTTGCTGGGATATCCATTTTATCACCCGTTTTCGGGTTACGACCTTCACGGGCTTTACGCTCGCGTGGCTCAAATGAACCGAAGCCTACCAGAGTTACTTTATCGCCAGAGGAAACAGCTTCGATGATTGTTTCTAAAGCTGCGGTTAAGACTGCATCAGCTTGCTTTTTGGTGACGCTTGCCTTGTCTGCGATCGCATCAACTAATTCACCTTTGTTCATGTGGATCTCCTTAGAGTACAAATTAGATTTGACGAAACTGCCAAGTATCGGGTTTTTGGGATACTCAGCTCGTAGCCGAGAAAGAGGTTTCATTTAAAGACAATCGCTGAAACCTCCTAGTCTCGATATTTCAATGCCCTATTCTAAGGCGTGGTAGCTCAATCTGGATCGGTGAAACCTTTAAGTTATATAGATTTCAACATTTTTTAGGTATTTTCACCCAAAAAAAGCCAAAAAATTGACTAGGAAGAACGAGAAAGCGATCGCGAACTCTCCAGTTGGCTAGAGCAATAATTACATAAACAGCGTTCTCTCTAACTGCAAGTCTAATTTCATTGAGACTGAAACCCTTGACGTTCTAATATCTGTCGTGCTTCTGGGCTTGGAGTATAGTTGTAACCTGCTGTAGCATTCTGTGAGTCATCCAAAACTTGAGGCGTGAGTAACACAATCACCTCTTGACGTTGATTAGTCTTGTTGGTTCTTCTAAATAGTGCCCCTAGTAGCGGAATATCACCTAAAATGGGAACTTTGCTAACTTGCGCTCGATCTGTTTCCTGAATGATGCCGGAAATAACGAGAGTTTGGCGATCGCGTAACCGAATTTGACCTGAAGAAAAGCTTCTGGTACTCAAGAAAGTTACAAGTCCACCATCTCCAGTATCTATTGTGTTAGTTGGTGCAGAAACGCTCGGTGCTACAGACAAATTCACAAAACCATTGTCATCAATCCGAGTAATTTGAATAGCAAGAGATAAACCTGCTTCTCTGATATCTACTGTTCGTACAGGAATGGCAGGAGCGCCTACAGTAGGAGAAATAAACTGTACTTGGATACCTCCAGGTACTTCTGTCGTTAAGTTTACTTGTGCTGTTTGTCCTTCTTGTACAGTAAGAGTTGGATCAGTCAAGATTTTCGCATTGCCATTTTCGACAGAGGTTTCCAACTGAGCTAAAAATCTGCTGGTAAAATTTCGTAACTGGTTGGCATTAAAACCAGCTGGTGAATTATTTCTGCCAAAATTAATAACGGCATTGCCTGTATTGTTAAATTGAAAGAAGTTATCACCAAGTCCAAAAGAAAAACTAGTATTAAACAGATTAGCATCTGATAAATTAACATCAACAATCTTGACGTTGACAGCCACTTGACGGCGACGTGAATCAACTTGAACCAACTGTGCAGTAGCAATCTCCACTTGGCGAGGAGTGCCGATTAAGCTCACAGAGTTTGTGCGTTCGTCTCCAACTACCTGTAAACCGCGTAACAGTGGAATCGAGTCTTGAAAGTCAATTCGCTGAGTTTCAACTCGTGTTTCTGTACTCGTTTGCGTTTGCGTAACAGGTGTTGCCGAACCACCCACAGGAACAGCATTCACGCTAGTGACAACTCTTTCGCGGCTAACTGCGCTTTCTGCACCCATTGCGACTAAAAAGTTTAAAGCACTGCCTACATTGATTTGATTCAGCCGCAAGCTGCGGACAATGACGTTACGTGCTTCATTTGTCAGTCTAGGAGCAACAAAAATTGTCCGTCCAGTACGGTTGGCTTGTAGTCCACTGATGCGTAGAACGTAGTTAAAGACGTCTTGTACTGACTCATTTTCAATATCCAAAGAAATTCTTGGTCCATCTTCGCCGCCAGGGGTAGGCTCGGTTTGTGCTTGCTGTGTTCCAGGTGCTGGGGCTGCACTAAATGCGAGGTTAAGACCAGCTGCACGAGCAAGGAGAGCCAGTACTTCTCTGACAGGGGCTTCGCGCAATACTAAGCGCGGTACGCGTTCGGCAGTTTCTAAATCAATTGTTGCGGCAGAGGAATCTACATTAGAAACGGCAATATCGCCTACAGGTGGAGCAACGGCTCGTGGTAAGAAAGGCGGTGGCGTTGGTGTTCCTGGCTGTGGTGTTGGTGTGCCTTGAATTTGAACATCAGGATTTGGGACAAGAACTCCTGGAGTTTGATTTGCAGGTGTTTGTTGCTGTTGTTGTGGTGCGGGAGTTTGATTTGTAGGAGGTTGCTGTGCTACAGGGACACCTGATGCAGGGCTAATGCTGAAGGTAATTCCTTGAGCAGTTTTAGCCGCAGGTTGGCTGCTAGGAGCGTTAGTAGTTCCTGTAACAACTAGCCGGACACTATTTTGGTCAAGCTGAGTCAGGCTGACTGAGCTAATTCCTGGTGCTGGGTTATCTTGCCGAAAACTGTTACCTTGTGGTGTGCGTAACTGCGTGTTAATGATATCTGCAACCAAGGCGTTACCTCGGCTGCTGGTGAAAATTTGGGGGCGATCGCCTGCGGCAGTCTCTAAGATGACATTCAACCCCTGATTTGTCGGATTCAAGCGCACTGCTGTGACTTGTGTTGCTGCTGCCCACACTGGCTGCACTGCTAGCAACGATAACGTTGCTCCAGCTAATATCACTCCACTACCTGGAAGCTGTCTCACTGTTCTCTCCTCAGCCTTTGAATCTGTAGCATTTGCGGCTCAACTATTTGCACTTCAATTTGTGTAGAAAATGTAATATATTCCTTCTCGGAAAAAGACAGCAAAACTCATATTAAATGAATTAATGATTGCGATCGATAGACTGCTGCAAAGATTATCTGATCAATCTTTCAAGATCCAAACTAGTATCAATAATTGCTAAGGTACTAATCATTTTCAGATAGTTTTATACCATAAAATATAAAAAAAACTTAACGCCACTTATCCTTTGCCTCCAAGAGCAATTTTACCGACAGCACACAATAATTTTATGCATTTAATTTTAATATTTCCGTAAGAATACGGTAACTAAATTTATAACAAGAAGTTATGCAAAGATTACGCAACAACGTAAACAGAAATTAAAGTGTTGTTTCTAACTTCGAGTTATTGTTGGTCTGGACTACTTGCTGCTGATGCTGCTTCAGCGGGGCTAGCTGGCATTAATGCCTCTAATTGAAAAGATGTTGTAATGACTGGTCCTCCTGGCTGGATAACACCAGCTTGCTGATCGCCACTTGTTTGTGCCAATGATGATTGATAATCTTTAACAATTAATAATGGTTGTAACCGCTCAATATTGCGGATGATTGCTTGAGTTTGCTCAAAAGTACCTTCTAGCTCAATATTGACAGCTTGGCGTTTCAGTTTACCATTGACAGCACTCCCTAAACTGCCATCAGAGATAATTTCTGGTGACTGATTGATAGGCACAAATCGCTTGAGTCTAGCCCTAGGTGAGTTTTGTGGTAGCTGGGCATTACCCGATTCAACAACACGGTTAAGATCCAATAACAAGGTATCTAATGTTCGCTCGTCAGCAAATAGAGTGAGAACTTGAGCATTTTGCTGTCTTACTTGAGCTAACTCAGCTCGTACTTGTTCGGTTTGTTGGATTGCGAGTTGTTTTTGTGTGACAAGGGCATTTTTCTCATCTCGACTGGCTTGTAATTCTTGGTGTCTTTGCCAAGTTGGCATCAACAAATTAACAACCAAGTAAACACTTCCTGCTAGCCCCAACAGTGCAATGAGCACGCCACTGACGCCAGGAGTGAGGGTAACACCAAATGCTTTGGGATAAATTGGCGCTACAGGTTGAAACTCTATAGTTTCTTCGGGAATAAAGTCTTCAGTGATCGTCATTGTTGAATCACACCTTTTTGTTGCAGTGTGCGAATGCGAGTTACTAATCCTAATGTACCCTTGCGCTCTAGTTCTCTTAACAACTCAGAAGCTGGAACATCGCTCAGTGTCGATTGAATTGTGTACCTTACCGCTTGAGGAGTTACAACTGCGGGAGTATTTGCTTGCGGTACAGCCACTGTACCAGGTTCAGCAAGATCTACTAACTCAGCAGTAACAATTCTAGTATCTGTAGGTTTGAGAAATGCGGATTGTTGCAGTGTCAGCAAGAAATCGTTGACATCGTTAAAAGATCTAGCCACTCCGGTAATTTCAATACTACCAGTGGGAATTTGAGCAGGTTGCTGGTTCTGCTGTTCAGCATTTTGCTGTTCTTGCTGTTCTTGCTGTTGATTATTAGGATTATTTGTAGCTTGCGGACTAGGTTGGGGAGTTGCAGCAGCAGTTTGTCGGAGAGTTTCAATTTGTACTGCCTGAGGAATGCGATCGCGCATATCCTGTAACATTGCCGACCAAGGGCGAATTTGATTAAATACTGTAGCTAAGGCTTGAGTTTCTGTACGAACTTGATTGATTTGCGCTTGTGTCGTTTGAATTTCTTGTTCTTGAAGTCCCAAGCGACTTAATTCAGCATCAAGTTGAGCATTTTCAGTTTCGAGTTGTCCATTGCGAGTTTGCAGTACCAACCATGCGCCGCCAATCATGGCGGGCAAAATCACTCCGATCGCGATTCCCAAATATAGTGGTGCAGTCTCACTGCCCAGCATTTTCAGTTTTCTGACACTCTTTCCTGTACTTCGTAGGTAATCTGGGCGATCCTGAATAAAGTTAATGTCTAAGCTGTACATAAAATTAAGTACTCATCATGCTTGAAATGTAGTGTATGGGCGAGACAGCGCTGATTACGGTATTAATTAAATCTCGCGCATTCCTAAACCGAGAACGATTCCTAATCCTGGTCGTTGTCCAGGCGAAATTTTTTTCTCGTCAACTTCTAAAGACAAAGCTGCCACAGGATCGATTTGTAGGGTGGGAATATTTACTCGTTGTTGGAAAAACTCATCTAAGTTTACTAATCCTCCACCAGGTCCTGCCAAGAGTATTTGAGCAACTTCTAAATTTTCACTTTGACTGAGATAAAAATCGAGCGATCGCCGTAATTCATCAATTAACTCTCCCATCACTCGCAGCATTGCTGCAGTACCAGGATCGATAGTATTGATCGCTCCTCCCATTTCATCTGTTGTCGTGCTGGGAATGACCACTGACTGTAGCATAACTTGCGTGTCTCTAGACACTGGTAAATGCAGTGCCCGCAACAGCGCATTTTGCAAATGAAATGTACCAATCGGGACAGTCCGCGAAAATTGTGGTATTCCATCTACAATAATTGCAATTTCTGTGTTGTCAAATTCGATATCAACCAAAACAACGGCTTCCTGCGAAGGAAATTCACGTAATTTCTCGCGAATTGTACGTAACAAGGCAAAACTATTAATTTCTAAAACATCAACTTGTAGCCCAGCTCGTTGAAATGTATCAATGTAAATATCTGTTACTTCTTTGCGGGTAGCAACGAGTAAAATTTGTACCTTCTCAATGCCATCCTCATCCACAAAGTATCCTAGTTTCTGATAATCTACATCCGCTTCTTCACGAGGATAAGGCAAATACAAACCTGCTTCATGATTTAAGACCATCTCACGTAATTCTTGGTCATCTAACTCAGCAGGTAAGGGAATCAAACGCACTAACGAGTCTCTTCCAGGCACAGCAGTAGCAACCCGCTTCGCTTTAATTTTGCTCTGGGCTAAGGCTGATTGGATAATTTCTGCTAGCGCTGGTGAATCAATAATCTGACCATCTTGAAAAATTCCTTCGGGTACGGGAACTGAAGAAAACGCTACCAGTCTTATTCCCTGACCTTGTTTACGTAGCTGAGCTATATTAATGCGTTCGGGAGCAAGTTCAATGCCAACTCCCTTGCTACGTTTTGGTAGTAGTTGGAAGCGGTTAGGTAGTAATTGGAAGCGGTTAAACACAGTTTTGCTGGTTGTCTAGAGGGTAAAAAGAAATTACAGTGAGATACTTAAAAGTGAATGTTTGCTACTTTAGCTTAGAATTGCTTAGCTCATTTAATCAGCAAGTTACATTTGAAAAATGTCAATAGTCCCAGTATTTTCTAGCAAAATCAGAGGTTGGAAACGCCTCGGTATTTTTGCTTTGTTAGGATTAATCCTGAGTTGGGTTGTTAGTTGTGGTACTAGTAACGTCAATAATAGTACCCAGCAATCGGCATCAGGTAACAGCAATGTGGAATTCTGGACAATGCAACTCCAGCCACAATTCACAGATTTCTTTAACAATCTGATCAGTTCTTTTGAAGCAGAAAACCCTGAAATTAACGTTAATTGGGTAGATGTTCCCTGGTCGGCAATGGAAAGCAAGATCCTGACCTCGATGTCCGCACGGACAGCACCAGATGTCGTCAACTTAAACCCCAGTTTTGCTTCCCAGCTGGCAACACGTAATGCTTGGTTAGATTTAGATTCCAAGGTGAGTGCGGATGTTCGCCAAACTTATCTACCTAATATTTGGAAAGCAAGCACAATCAACGGTAAAAGCTTTGGTCTGCCTTGGTACCTCACAACACGCCTGACAATTTATAACACTGATTTGTTAAATCA
This genomic interval carries:
- a CDS encoding PilN domain-containing protein; the protein is MYSLDINFIQDRPDYLRSTGKSVRKLKMLGSETAPLYLGIAIGVILPAMIGGAWLVLQTRNGQLETENAQLDAELSRLGLQEQEIQTTQAQINQVRTETQALATVFNQIRPWSAMLQDMRDRIPQAVQIETLRQTAAATPQPSPQATNNPNNQQQEQQEQQNAEQQNQQPAQIPTGSIEITGVARSFNDVNDFLLTLQQSAFLKPTDTRIVTAELVDLAEPGTVAVPQANTPAVVTPQAVRYTIQSTLSDVPASELLRELERKGTLGLVTRIRTLQQKGVIQQ
- the pilM gene encoding type IV pilus assembly protein PilM, with amino-acid sequence MFNRFQLLPNRFQLLPKRSKGVGIELAPERINIAQLRKQGQGIRLVAFSSVPVPEGIFQDGQIIDSPALAEIIQSALAQSKIKAKRVATAVPGRDSLVRLIPLPAELDDQELREMVLNHEAGLYLPYPREEADVDYQKLGYFVDEDGIEKVQILLVATRKEVTDIYIDTFQRAGLQVDVLEINSFALLRTIREKLREFPSQEAVVLVDIEFDNTEIAIIVDGIPQFSRTVPIGTFHLQNALLRALHLPVSRDTQVMLQSVVIPSTTTDEMGGAINTIDPGTAAMLRVMGELIDELRRSLDFYLSQSENLEVAQILLAGPGGGLVNLDEFFQQRVNIPTLQIDPVAALSLEVDEKKISPGQRPGLGIVLGLGMREI